A stretch of the Dichotomicrobium thermohalophilum genome encodes the following:
- the metC gene encoding cystathionine beta-lyase — MAEDHDDDENGHDESALTRLVHSGRDAGEQFGFVNPPVVRGSTVLFPDVASLTSGDARYTYGRHGSPTIRLLEEALAELEGGACTRLAPSGLAAISAALLAFVEAGDHVLVTDSVYRPTRRFCDRVLKRLGVETEYYDPVIGKGIEALMRENTRLVFTESPGSQSFEMQDIPAIAAAAHERGAWVLTDNTWATPLYFKPFDHGVDVSIQAATKYIVGHSDAMLGAMTANARAADRVKAIHTDFGLCPGPEDCYLALRGMRTMGVRLERHQQAGLEIARWLSGRPEVSRVLHPGLPEHPGHAIWQRDYTGASGLFSVILHPASREAVAAMLDGLKLFGLGFSWGGFESLVVPFDPSSYRSATTWNPEGPALRFHIGLEDVDDLKKDLAAGFERLNAYRG; from the coding sequence ATGGCTGAGGATCACGACGACGACGAAAACGGGCATGACGAGAGCGCGCTGACGCGTCTGGTGCATTCCGGGCGTGACGCCGGGGAACAGTTCGGCTTCGTCAATCCCCCGGTCGTGCGCGGCTCGACAGTACTGTTCCCCGATGTCGCCTCGCTGACATCCGGCGATGCGCGCTACACCTACGGCCGGCACGGCTCGCCGACAATCCGGCTGCTGGAGGAGGCGCTGGCCGAGCTGGAAGGTGGCGCCTGTACGCGGCTCGCCCCGTCCGGATTGGCGGCGATTTCCGCGGCGCTGCTCGCATTCGTGGAGGCCGGCGACCACGTCCTCGTCACCGACAGCGTCTACCGGCCGACGCGGCGTTTCTGCGACCGTGTGCTCAAGCGGCTCGGTGTGGAGACCGAATACTATGACCCAGTGATCGGTAAAGGCATCGAAGCGCTGATGCGCGAGAACACGCGGCTGGTCTTCACCGAAAGCCCTGGCTCGCAGAGCTTCGAGATGCAGGACATCCCGGCGATCGCGGCTGCGGCGCATGAGCGCGGCGCGTGGGTGCTCACCGACAACACCTGGGCGACGCCGCTATACTTCAAGCCGTTCGACCACGGTGTTGATGTCTCGATCCAGGCGGCGACGAAATACATCGTCGGCCATTCCGACGCGATGCTCGGCGCCATGACGGCGAACGCGCGCGCGGCTGACCGGGTCAAGGCGATCCATACCGATTTCGGCCTGTGTCCCGGGCCGGAGGACTGTTACCTCGCGCTGCGCGGGATGCGGACCATGGGCGTCCGGCTTGAGCGGCATCAGCAGGCGGGGCTGGAGATTGCGCGCTGGCTGTCCGGGCGGCCGGAGGTGTCGCGCGTGCTGCACCCCGGCTTGCCGGAGCATCCCGGCCACGCGATCTGGCAGCGCGACTATACCGGCGCGTCCGGTCTGTTCTCGGTGATCCTGCACCCAGCTTCGCGCGAGGCGGTCGCGGCAATGCTCGACGGTCTCAAGCTGTTTGGTCTCGGCTTTTCCTGGGGCGGGTTCGAAAGCCTCGTCGTGCCGTTCGATCCTTCGTCTTACCGCTCCGCGACGACCTGGAACCCCGAAGGTCCGGCGTTGCGCTTCCACATCGGGCTGGAGGACGTCGACGACCTCAAGAAGGATCTCGCCGCGGGCTTCGAACGGCTCAACGCATATCGCGGTTAA
- the lepA gene encoding translation elongation factor 4, giving the protein MTETTTKPAKAKGKDAKASKSAEPATPPGATPLERIRNFSIIAHIDHGKSTLADRLIQMCGGLTEREMREQVLDSMDLERERGITIKAQTVRLEYAAPDGQTYQINLMDTPGHVDFSYEVSRSLKACEGALLVVDASQGVEAQTLANVYQALDNDLEIIPVLNKIDLPAAEPERVRAQIEDVIGLEAHDALEISAKTGLGVSDVLDAIIHRLPPPEGDDQAPLKALLVDSWYDTYLGVVVLLRVFDGRIKKGQRIRFMSNGAVYTVDRVGIFRPGKQTVDELAAGEIGFLTASIKEVAETNVGDTITDDKRPCDKPLTGYKESQPVVFCGLFPVDSSQFEQLREAVGRLRLNDASFQFEMENSAALGFGFRCGFLGLLHLEIIRERIEREFGIELITTAPSVVYHLYMTNGEMRELHNPADMPDPVHVDHVEEPWIEATILVPDDYLGAVLKLCEDRRGRQKTLTYAGNRAMVVYELPLNEVVFDFYDRLKSVTRGYASFDYNWIGYETGELVKMSILVNEEPVDALAMIVHRSRAELRGRAMCEKLKELIPRHMFKIPVQAAIGGRVIARETIAAMRKDVTAKCYGGDVTRKRKLLEKQKAGKKKMRQFGKVEIPQDAFIAALKMDGD; this is encoded by the coding sequence ATGACCGAGACCACGACGAAGCCCGCCAAGGCCAAAGGCAAGGATGCCAAGGCCAGCAAGAGTGCTGAGCCCGCCACGCCGCCGGGCGCGACACCGCTGGAGCGCATTCGCAACTTCTCCATCATCGCGCATATCGACCACGGCAAGTCCACGCTCGCCGACCGGTTGATTCAGATGTGCGGTGGCCTGACCGAGCGCGAGATGCGCGAGCAGGTGCTCGACTCCATGGACCTTGAGCGCGAGCGCGGCATCACCATCAAGGCGCAGACCGTGCGGCTGGAATACGCCGCGCCGGACGGCCAGACCTATCAGATCAACCTGATGGACACGCCGGGCCACGTGGATTTCTCCTATGAGGTCAGCCGCTCGCTGAAGGCGTGCGAGGGCGCGCTGCTGGTCGTGGACGCCAGCCAGGGCGTGGAGGCGCAGACGCTGGCGAACGTCTACCAGGCGCTGGATAACGACCTCGAAATCATCCCCGTCCTGAACAAGATCGACCTGCCGGCCGCCGAGCCGGAGCGGGTGCGCGCGCAGATCGAGGATGTGATCGGGCTGGAGGCGCATGACGCGCTGGAAATCTCGGCGAAAACCGGGCTGGGTGTGTCAGACGTGCTGGATGCGATCATTCACCGGCTGCCGCCGCCCGAGGGCGACGATCAGGCGCCGCTCAAGGCGCTGCTGGTGGATAGCTGGTATGACACCTATCTCGGCGTCGTCGTGCTGCTGCGCGTGTTCGATGGACGGATCAAGAAAGGCCAGCGCATCCGCTTCATGTCGAACGGCGCGGTCTACACGGTCGACCGGGTGGGCATTTTCCGTCCCGGCAAACAGACGGTGGATGAACTGGCAGCGGGCGAGATTGGCTTCCTCACCGCCTCGATCAAGGAGGTGGCGGAAACCAATGTCGGCGACACGATCACCGACGACAAGCGCCCCTGCGACAAGCCGCTGACCGGCTACAAGGAGAGCCAGCCGGTGGTGTTCTGCGGGCTGTTCCCGGTGGACTCCTCGCAGTTCGAGCAGCTACGCGAGGCGGTCGGGCGGCTGCGGCTCAACGACGCCAGCTTCCAGTTCGAGATGGAGAACTCCGCCGCGCTGGGCTTCGGCTTCCGCTGTGGCTTCCTCGGCCTGCTGCACCTGGAGATCATCCGCGAGCGGATCGAGCGCGAATTCGGCATCGAGCTGATCACGACCGCGCCGAGCGTGGTCTATCACCTGTACATGACGAACGGCGAGATGCGCGAGCTGCACAACCCCGCGGACATGCCCGACCCGGTGCATGTCGACCACGTCGAAGAGCCCTGGATCGAGGCGACCATCCTTGTGCCGGACGACTATCTTGGCGCGGTGCTCAAGCTGTGTGAGGACCGCCGCGGGCGGCAGAAGACGCTGACCTATGCCGGCAACCGGGCGATGGTGGTGTATGAGCTGCCGCTGAACGAGGTGGTGTTCGACTTCTACGACCGGCTGAAGTCGGTCACGCGCGGCTATGCCTCCTTCGACTACAACTGGATTGGCTATGAAACGGGCGAGCTGGTCAAGATGTCGATACTGGTGAACGAGGAGCCGGTCGACGCGCTGGCGATGATCGTGCACCGCAGCCGGGCGGAACTGCGCGGGCGCGCGATGTGCGAGAAGCTCAAGGAGCTGATCCCGCGGCACATGTTCAAGATCCCGGTACAGGCGGCGATCGGCGGGCGGGTGATCGCGCGCGAGACCATCGCGGCGATGCGCAAGGACGTGACGGCGAAGTGCTACGGCGGCGACGTGACGCGCAAGCGCAAGCTGCTGGAGAAGCAGAAGGCCGGCAAGAAGAAGATGCGCCAGTTCGGCAAGGTGGAGATCCCGCAGGACGCGTTCATCGCCGCGCTGAAGATGGACGGGGATTAG
- a CDS encoding NnrU family protein, with the protein MIELAVAALAFVGFHLVPSSPLRGWAVKRFGEPVYLLAFSVISTVTLVWLVIAFYDVPRGAQLWYPGPIWVWVQAILLLFAFALIAGGLGRPNPSSVGQGKAVQRVDVSKGIFAVTRHPVMWGIGIWGVTHIISQPSLRALLFFGALIVVALLGSWMQEQRKAREFGEAWARWRAKTSFWPFAAIIAGRNELNLRAIGYHLLVAAVLLWLGFLHGHAWLFGVNVLPYLGF; encoded by the coding sequence ATGATCGAGCTTGCGGTCGCCGCGCTTGCCTTCGTCGGTTTTCACTTGGTACCGTCTTCGCCGCTCCGAGGCTGGGCGGTGAAGCGTTTTGGCGAACCGGTCTATCTGCTGGCCTTTTCGGTCATCTCCACTGTCACCCTTGTCTGGCTCGTGATCGCCTTTTATGACGTGCCACGCGGCGCGCAGCTCTGGTATCCCGGCCCGATCTGGGTCTGGGTTCAGGCGATATTGCTCCTCTTTGCCTTTGCGCTCATCGCGGGCGGGCTGGGGCGGCCCAACCCCTCGTCGGTGGGTCAGGGCAAGGCGGTTCAGCGCGTTGACGTCTCCAAGGGAATCTTCGCGGTCACGCGCCACCCGGTGATGTGGGGCATTGGTATCTGGGGCGTGACTCACATCATCTCCCAGCCGAGCTTGCGCGCGCTTCTGTTCTTCGGGGCGCTCATTGTGGTGGCCCTGCTGGGCTCCTGGATGCAGGAACAGCGCAAGGCGCGGGAATTCGGGGAGGCCTGGGCGCGTTGGCGCGCGAAGACCTCATTCTGGCCGTTCGCAGCAATCATAGCCGGGCGTAACGAACTGAACCTCCGCGCGATCGGCTATCACCTGCTGGTCGCCGCGGTGCTGCTGTGGCTCGGCTTCCTCCACGGACACGCCTGGCTGTTCGGCGTGAACGTTTTGCCCTATCTTGGCTTCTGA
- a CDS encoding YrhK family protein has product MRLFDPANRTRTPRHARIWAVWEILYTVVDFAAAFLFIIGSVFFFYASLTYTGTWMFLIGSICFALKPTIRLVRELQYLAIGDVDDVAARLRE; this is encoded by the coding sequence ATGAGACTTTTTGATCCTGCCAACCGCACGCGCACGCCGCGCCACGCTCGCATCTGGGCGGTATGGGAAATCCTCTACACCGTGGTGGACTTCGCCGCGGCCTTCCTGTTCATCATCGGCTCGGTGTTCTTCTTCTACGCGAGCCTGACCTACACGGGCACCTGGATGTTTCTCATCGGCTCCATCTGTTTCGCTTTGAAACCGACCATCCGGCTGGTAAGGGAGTTGCAGTATCTCGCTATTGGCGATGTCGATGATGTGGCTGCGCGCCTGAGGGAGTAA
- a CDS encoding ATP-dependent nuclease: MPRSEIRDSVVNQLLEKAANQNYKQYLPKMELVKIRGFESEPVSFDFPVTALIGPNGGGKTTILGAAGCAYKSVSPRRFFAKSGIYDESMQDWEIQYDIIDREINPKGVFGRTANFRNLRWNRDAPDRPVLIFGVSRTVPANEKSELAKCARGSFSVPKERVLDFPGEVSSQVSRILGKDVSSFQRLLIDDDGKVVLLTGKTEDGHQYSEFHFGAGESSIMRMIAEIESAEDNSLILIEEIENGLHPVATQRMVEYLIDVAERKKTQTIFTTHSDDALRSLPDKAIWVAQNNRAFQGKLEVGSLRAITGQVEARLVIFVEDNFAKIWVESMLRELENFDMGEVETHAMEGDGMAVSINHYHNKNPSVRMPSICFVDGDSQYGEDPENHVYKLPGEMPESYVFDEVMSMENVIGGKLSVALLQGYEDHDKVMRLCRDIRRDNRDAHLLYAQLGEKLGFVPEVTVAHAFCSIWAQSNVDTVRTILEPVVHVMSTTG; this comes from the coding sequence ATGCCTCGTAGTGAAATTCGGGATAGCGTAGTTAATCAACTACTTGAGAAAGCGGCCAATCAGAACTACAAACAGTACCTTCCGAAAATGGAGCTGGTAAAGATTCGCGGCTTCGAGAGCGAACCGGTTTCTTTTGATTTTCCAGTTACTGCGTTAATTGGTCCCAACGGAGGGGGGAAGACCACAATTCTGGGCGCCGCTGGATGTGCCTATAAATCCGTATCTCCAAGAAGATTTTTTGCAAAGAGCGGCATATACGACGAAAGCATGCAGGATTGGGAAATACAATATGATATAATCGACCGAGAAATTAACCCAAAAGGCGTATTCGGGCGTACCGCGAATTTCAGAAACCTTCGATGGAATCGGGATGCGCCAGATAGACCAGTATTGATATTTGGCGTTAGTCGTACTGTTCCGGCTAACGAAAAAAGCGAGTTGGCAAAATGCGCTAGGGGGAGCTTTAGCGTCCCAAAAGAAAGAGTTCTTGACTTTCCAGGAGAGGTTAGCTCGCAAGTTTCTCGAATACTAGGTAAGGATGTATCGAGCTTTCAACGATTGCTCATTGATGATGACGGTAAGGTCGTACTTCTGACGGGTAAAACCGAAGACGGGCATCAATATTCCGAATTCCATTTCGGTGCTGGCGAATCTAGCATCATGCGTATGATCGCGGAAATTGAGTCGGCCGAAGATAATAGTTTGATATTGATAGAGGAAATTGAGAACGGACTTCATCCGGTGGCAACGCAAAGGATGGTTGAGTATCTGATTGACGTAGCAGAAAGGAAGAAAACGCAGACAATATTTACTACTCACTCTGATGATGCATTGAGGTCGCTCCCTGATAAAGCTATTTGGGTGGCGCAAAATAATCGAGCCTTTCAAGGTAAGCTTGAGGTGGGTTCCCTTAGGGCGATCACGGGGCAGGTGGAAGCGCGTCTGGTCATTTTCGTTGAAGATAATTTCGCCAAGATATGGGTCGAAAGCATGCTCAGAGAGCTCGAGAATTTCGACATGGGAGAGGTTGAGACGCACGCAATGGAAGGAGATGGAATGGCTGTCTCCATCAACCACTACCATAACAAAAATCCATCTGTTCGCATGCCTTCCATCTGCTTTGTAGACGGAGATTCCCAGTACGGAGAAGATCCGGAAAATCACGTGTACAAACTACCAGGCGAAATGCCGGAGTCCTATGTCTTTGACGAAGTGATGTCGATGGAAAATGTTATTGGAGGGAAGCTATCGGTGGCTCTTCTTCAAGGATACGAAGATCACGACAAAGTCATGAGACTCTGCAGAGATATACGTCGAGACAACAGAGATGCGCACTTACTTTATGC
- a CDS encoding transporter substrate-binding domain-containing protein codes for MARLAWLVMALVLGIGAAQAGTLDKVRDRGAVTCGVSADGPGLSESDGAGNWTGLFPDFCRAVAAAVFADPTRVAFVPIERDAPFEALRAGEIDILASPHAWTFSRDIEAGVRLVGALYYASYGLMVPRRLGVATALELSGADICVTEGGPAALYVADYFRRNNMPHTLVSFANAPDALQAYEAGRCDVYADDLASLDPQRQRLDRADAHLILSDVVGIEPLSPALREGDPQWADIVRWTLFALIAAETLSLNSDNVEDSATSSSPLARGFVGADGDSRPLGLDPQWAYNIIAMVGNYGELFARNLGEDSPLDGERRLNRLWREGGLLSAPPIR; via the coding sequence GTGGCACGGCTCGCATGGCTTGTGATGGCGCTCGTGCTCGGGATCGGCGCAGCGCAGGCGGGAACGCTTGACAAGGTGCGTGACAGGGGCGCGGTCACCTGCGGTGTGAGCGCGGACGGGCCAGGGCTTTCTGAATCGGATGGCGCAGGCAACTGGACAGGGCTTTTCCCCGATTTCTGCCGAGCGGTCGCGGCCGCCGTGTTCGCTGATCCGACGAGGGTCGCTTTCGTGCCGATCGAACGGGACGCGCCGTTCGAAGCGCTACGCGCTGGCGAAATCGACATTCTCGCGTCGCCCCATGCCTGGACTTTTAGCCGCGATATCGAGGCGGGTGTACGCTTGGTCGGTGCGCTTTATTATGCGTCGTACGGCCTGATGGTGCCGCGTCGTCTGGGCGTGGCCACCGCGCTGGAGTTGTCCGGCGCGGACATCTGCGTGACAGAAGGCGGGCCCGCTGCGCTGTATGTCGCCGATTATTTCCGACGCAACAACATGCCCCATACGCTCGTTTCCTTCGCGAACGCGCCCGACGCGTTGCAGGCCTACGAGGCAGGCCGCTGCGACGTGTACGCTGACGACCTCGCAAGTCTGGATCCGCAGAGGCAACGGCTCGACCGAGCGGACGCCCACCTCATCCTGAGCGACGTGGTTGGCATCGAGCCGCTCAGCCCGGCGCTGCGTGAAGGAGACCCGCAATGGGCGGACATCGTGCGCTGGACGCTGTTCGCCCTTATCGCTGCGGAGACGTTGTCGCTCAACTCGGATAATGTCGAAGATTCCGCGACCTCTAGCAGCCCTCTGGCCAGAGGCTTCGTGGGCGCCGACGGGGACAGCAGGCCGCTCGGCCTCGATCCGCAGTGGGCCTACAACATCATTGCAATGGTCGGGAATTACGGCGAACTGTTCGCGCGCAATCTTGGCGAAGACAGTCCCCTCGACGGTGAGCGCCGGTTGAACCGACTATGGCGCGAGGGCGGGCTTCTTTCGGCCCCGCCCATCCGCTAA